GCTATAATGCCGGAAAAGTTGTCGGACAGATGTATGTTGGCGGCTTATTAGGCAAAGCGACTTCTTTCGAATACGCTCTTTTCAAAAATGTCTACAACAAGGGTGCCGTAGAAGGTGGCTCGAGTGTTGGTGGGCTTGTTGGTTATGGAGAAGGCGCAGACCTTATTGGTGGTGGCGTTACTATTGCTAATGCGTATAATGCTGTGCATGTTTCCTACGATGCAGATTCTTCACTAAAAGCAGGAACTATTCTCGGGTATGGATATGGTGACGGCGATATCAGATTTGAAAATTGTTTTTTTGTGGAGCAAGAGGATATTCTTGTTGCTAATGTGTCGGATACAACTAACAAGGTAATAGAAGATGTTCTAGGTGTTACCGAAGAACGTTTAATGGGTGGAGTTATTGCTGGTTATTTACGAGGCTGGATTGAAACTTACCGTAACGGTTCTTATGTGGAAAATGGCGCCGATGGTCTCGTATGGGCCGAAGACCCTGCTGGCCAGGTGCTCCCGCATTTTGATTGGAGTAACACGAAACACTATGTATTTTTCGTTTTAGATGAAGGCGGCAAAATCGAAAAAGGTCATGAGCTGAAGTATTATGAAGAAGGTGTGGCGACAGCGCTTCCCGATGCACAATTCGTGACTCGCGAAGGGTTCTATTTTGCGGGTTGGTATGATAACAGGCAATTTTTGGGGAATGCTGTCACTTCGGTGAGCCCCAAAGCGACTGGTACACAGATCTTTTATGCCAAGTGGACTACACCCCCAGTTTCGAGCTCTAGCGAAGAATCCTCTTCGAGCGTATCTAGCAGTTCTTCTGATGCGTCAAGCTCCTCTGAGACGCCGAGCTCGAGTAGCGAACAGACTACTTCCTTTGAGCGAATGCCGTTGCCGCAGTTTAGCGTGAGCGTTGTAAATCGCACCTTGCAGGTGGCAGGAGCCCGTGCGGGCGACAGGTATGTATTGTTCGATATGCAGGGCAATGTGGTGCTCCGTGGAACCGCAAATAGCGCGAATTTCAGCATCGCGGTGCCTGTTTCGGGGAATTATGTGCTTCGAATCGGGAATGGAAGCCGCAAGGTGTCTGTGAGATTCTAGCCAAAATTCTATATTTGCCCCGTAAAAATTTAAAATGGAGACGCCTTATGTTGCGTATTGGTCTTATTGGTACTGGAACCGTCGGTGGCGGTGTTATCCAGATTCTGGAACAGAAGATTGCCGAATACAAGGAAAAACTCGGTGTTGAATTGGAATTGGCTTGCATTTGCGCCAAGTCCGAAGAAGAAGTTGCCCCGTACAAGGCAAAGGGCTACAAGGTTTCGACCAACGCCGACGAAATGATTGCCGGTAACGATATCGATGTGCTCGTGGAGCTCGCCGGTGGCTACAACATGCCGCGCAAGTGGATCCTCGCTGCCCTCGAAAGCGGCAAGCACGTGGTGACTGCCAACAAGGCTCTCCTCGCCAAGTACGGCCACGAAATTTTCCCGCTTGCAGCCAAGAACGGTCTGCATGTGCTGTTCGAAGCAGCCGTGGGCGGTGGCATTCCTATCATCCGTAGCCTGCAGGAAGGCTTGCTCGGCTCTACGGTGGAACACCTGAGCTGCATCATTAACGGTACTTGTAACTACATCCTCAGCCGCATGGCCGACGAAGGCCTGGACTTCGACGTGGTTCTGAAGGATGCCCAGAAGCTCGGCTTTGCCGAAGCTGACCCGACCTTCGATATCGAAGGTATCGACTCCGCTCATAAGACTGCCTTGCTCGCTAGCCTCTGCAGCGGCCACCGCGTGGACTTCGAAAAGATTCACGTGACGGGTATTTCCAAGATTACCGCCCAGGATATCGCATTCGCCAAGGAACTTGGCTGCTGCGTGAAGCTCCTCGGCATCTATCACCGCGACGGTGACCGCGTGGACGCCCGTGTCCATCCGTGCTTCGTTTCTAACGAAAACCTGCTCTCTAACGTGAACGGCGTAATCAACGCTGTGTACCTCAAGTGCGACAACCTGGGCGAAACCGTTCAGACTGGCGCCGGTGCAGGCCGTTTGCCGACTGCTTCTGCTGTCGTAGCCGACCTCGTTTCCTTGGCCCGCTCTGTGGATCAGGGTAAGCGTAAGGCACTCCCGATGGGCTGGTTCAACGTCGACAACTCTGCAACGCTCGTTCCTATTTCGGAAACTTCGGCCCGCTACTACCTGCGCTTCACCTCTCGTGACGCTTGCGGTGTGCTCGCCAAGATTACCAGCATCCTCGCCGAAAACAACATCTCTATCGAAACCATTATCCAGAAGAACGTGAACGACCCGGGTAAGGTTTCTATCGTGGTGATTACCGAAAAGACTCAGGATTGCAAGACCTCTAAGGCTGTGGACGCTATCGACGCCCTGCCCGAAATTGTCGAAAAGAGCCAGGTGATCCGTTTCCTCGCCTAAAAACAGCGAAAAACGGAAAATCTGAAACTTTGCAATTTGGTAATTTAGGGTTGTTATGATTCGCGCCGCTACATTGGAACGCATTCTCGTTATCCTTTCGGATTTCGTGGCGTTATCGATTTGTTTTGTTCTCGCCTTCTGGGTGCAGTTCCACAGTGGCTGGATTGCCGACAAATATGACCCGAGTAAAGTGTTTACGGATTATGCCCACATGGGACTTGTCCTGAATGTGGGCTGGATTCTGCTCTTTATTTGTGCAGGCCTTTACCGCTCCTGGTTGCTCATGTCGAGAACGCACCAGACCTTGCGCGTGTTGCGTGCTGTGCTTATCGGCATCGTGATTATTATCGCTATGCTGTTTGGTGCGGAATTTATCGGCAAGATCATGGTGAACGAACCGCTCAACCAGGGTTACCTGTACGGTTCCCGTTTCCCGTGGATTTTTATTTATGGCGGCTTTGCGCTGTTCCTGGTGATTCTCTTTAGAATGCTTATTTACCGCTGCCTGCGCAGGCTCTTGAGCCTTGGCTTTGGCGCGAATAACATTCTGGTGCTGGGTGCAACTGAAGCGGGCAAGAAAATTGCCGAAGCGCTTGCGAAGACTCCTGAACGCGGTCAGCGCGTGGTGGGCTTTGTCGATGAACGTTACCAGGTCATGGAACATGAATTTGCGAATGTGCCGGTGCTTGGTAAGTATGCAGACTTGGCTTCGCTCATTAAAAAGTACAAGGTGACGGGTATCATTATTGCGCACGAAAGTTCTTCGCCGCAAGAAATCATGCGCGTGCTTGTGTGGGTGTGTGACCAACCGGTTCACATTTATCTGGTTCCCGAACTTTACAGCGTGATTCATGGTCAGTTCAAGGCTAACCTGGTTTATGGCTTTGAACTTCAGGAACTGTTTGCCTTTACCATGCCGCTTTGGCAGCTGCGTGTGAAGCGCGCGATTGACATTCTGTTTGGCGCCTTCCTCGGCATGATTTCTTTCCCGGTTTGCGTGCTCGCCGCTATTGCGATTAAGCTTGAAGACCATGGCCCGGTGTTCTATTCCCAGGAACGCATTGGCTTGTACGGCAAGCCGTTTACGGTTTACAAGTTCCGTACCATGCGTACCGATGCCGAAAAGTTCGGTGCCCAGTGGGCTACTAAAGACGACCCCCGCATTACCAAGGTGGGCAAGTTCTTGCGCAAGACCCGTATCGATGAACTTCCGCAAATTTTGTGTGTGCTTAAAGGTGACATGAGCATGGTGGGACCGCGTCCGGAACGTGCCGTGTTCATCAGCAAGCTTCGCGAAGAAATTCCGTTCTATATTAGCCGCCTGAAAATGAAGCCGGGTCTGACCGGTTGGGCTCAGGTGTGCCACCATTACGATACCAGCACCGAAGACGTGAAAATCAAGCTGCAGTACGATATGTATTACTTTGAAAACATGAGTTTGCTTCTTGACTTCCAGATCTTGGTGCGCACTGTTTATGTTGTTCTAACCGGTAAGGGAGCGCAGTAATGTACGGCGACAATTCGACTCCGATTTTTCCGACTGAAGATGCTTTGACCATGATCCGTCTGGCTTTGGCCGAAGACGTTCGCACGGGTGACGTGACGAGCGAATGGACGATCCCTGCCGACCAGAAGCAACATGCTCGTTTGATTGCCAAGGAAGATGGTGTGCTTGCAGGCCTTCCGGTGATTGAACTTGTGTTTCAGGAACTCAAGGCAAATGTGAAGGTGACTCTCCATAAGAAAGACGGCGATGTCGTGAAGAAGGGTGACCTGATTGCCGAAATGGACGGTACGACGCACGAACTCTTGACGGGCGAACGCACGCTTTTGAATTTTATCCAGCAGCTTTCCGGTGTGGCAACGGTTGCCCATACTTTCCAGGAAGCTTTGAAGGCTGGTAAAACTAAAGTTCTCGATACCCGCAAGACGGTTCCCGGTTTCCGCACTTTGCAGAAGTACGCCGTTCGCGTGGGTGGCGGTTCTAACCATCGCATGGGCCTCTTTGACATGGTGCTCGTGAAGGACAACCACATTGCTGCCGCAGGTGGCGTTCTCCAGGCTCTCGAAGTCGTGAAGAAGAACAACAAGCAGAACTTGATGGTCGAAATGGAAGTCGAAAATTTTGACCAGCTGCGCGCTCTCCTGAACAAGGGTGTCGACGTCATCATGCTTGACAACATGAGCAACGAAATGATGGCCGAAGCCTTGAAGATTATCAAGGAAAGTGGCGACAAGTGCCTGGTCGAAGGTTCCGGCAACATGACGCTCGAACGTGCCAAGGAAATCGCGACGCTCGGCCTCGACTATATTTCGGTCGGTGCCCTTACACATAGTGTAAAGGCTCTCGACATTTCGATGAGAATATAGACCGTTCGCGCCAATGGCCTAAAAAGGGCGTTTAGGCTCCCTTTGGACGGCAAAAAAATACTTCTTTCTTAAATGGGTACAAAAATCTTTACAGTACCCTTTCTTTTTTCTATTTTTGCGCCCGAAAATTGAACTTTCGCGGCTTTAGATGCTGGCGAAAATAAGGAGAAAAGAATGAGCAAGGATTTAAAAGAAAAAGCTCTTGAATACCACGCCATGGGCAAGCCCGGCAAAATTGAAATCGTGCCGACCAAGCCGCATAGCACGCAGACCGACTTGGGTCTTGCTTACACTCCGGGTGTAGCTGTTCCTTGCTTGGAAATCGAAAAGGATAACAACCTCGCTTACGAATACACCGGCAAGGGTAACCTCGTTGCTGTGATCAGTAACGGTACCGCAGTGCTCGGCCTTGGCGACATTGGCGCCCTCGCTGGTAAGCCGGTGATGGAAGGTAAGGCACTCCTCTTCAAGATTTACGCTGGTATTGATGTGTTCGACATCGAAATCAACGAAAAGGATCCGAAGAAGTTTATCGAAATCGTGAAGGGTATCGCCCCGACGTTCGGCGGCATCAACCTCGAAGACATCAAGGCTCCGGAATGTTTCGAAATCGAAGATACCTTGAAGGCTGAACTTGATATCCCCGTGATGCACGATGACCAGCACGGTACGGCTATCATTTCTTCTGCAGGCCTCTTGAACGCAATCGAAGTGGCTGGCAAGAGCATTCGCAATGTGAAGATGGTTGTGAACGGTGCCGGCGCCGCCGCCTGTGCTTGTACTCGCTTGTATTTGTCGCTCGGTCTCAAGAAAGAAAATCTTGTGATGTGCGACAGTAAGGGTGTCATTCGCAAGGACCGCAAGGGCCTTACCGAAGCGAAGGCTTTCTTTGCGACCGACCGCACCGATATCGAGACGCTTGCCGATGCTATGAAGGGCGCCGATGTGTTCGTCGGCCTCTCCAAGGCTAACGTTCTGACTCGCGAAATGGTCCGCAGCATGGCCGACCAGCCGATTGTTTTCGCGCTCGCCAACCCGAACCCCGAAATCAGCTACGAAGAAGCCATGGCAAGCCGTGGCGACCTGATTTTTGCAACGGGCCGCAGCGACTATCCGAACCAGGTGAACAACGTTATCGGTTTCCCGTACATTTTCCGCGGGGCCCTCGACGTTCGCGCTACTTGCATCAATGAACACATGAAGCACGCTGCCGTGCGCGCCATTGCAGCCCTTGCCCACAAGCCGGTTCCGGATGTGGTGAACATTGCTTACAACTCCCAGCGCTTTACCTTCGGTAAGGAATACTTGATTCCGAAGCCGCTGGATCCGCGCCTGTTGACCGACGTGTCTATCGCTGTGGCCAAGGCCGCTATCGAAAGTGGCGTGGCCCGCAAGCCGATTACCGATTGGGACGCCTACTACGACCGTCTGCGCGACATGATGGGTTACGACAACAAGCTTATCCGTCAGTTCAGCGATACGGCTCGCAGCAACCCGAAGCGCGTGGTGTTTGCCGAAAGCAACCTCAACATGCTCAAGGCTGCAGTGCAGGCCAAGACCGAAGGCGTTGCACACCCGATTCTGCTCGGCAACCCCGAACGTATTCAGATTATCGCTCAGCGCGAACAGCTCGACCTTACGGGCATCAAGATTGTGAACCCGCGTTCTCCGGAAGAATTCGAACGCCGTCGCAAGTATGCTGAAATCTACGCCGAAGAAAACGGCCGTAACGGTGTGACGCTCGATGAAGCCCGCGATGACATGTTTGAACCGAACCACTTCGGTATGATGATGGTGAAGGTCGGCGATGCAGACGCCCTTATTTCTGGTGGTTACTCCAAGTATTCCGAAACGATTGAACTCGCCAAGGAAATCATCGGTATCCGCGAAGAATACAAGCACTTCGGCGCTATGCACATTTTGAGCACTCGCAAGGGTACGTTCTTCCTGGCCGATACGCTGGTGAACCGCGACCCCGATGCAGAAACCCTCGTGGATATCGTCAAGCTCACTCACGACGCCGTGCGCTTCTTCGCTCACGAACCGGTGATGGCGATGCTCAGCTACGCCAACTTCGGTTCTGACAAGGGTGCTCCGCGCGGAACGTCCAACACCGCCCGCGAAGCCGTGCGCTTGATTCACGAACAGTATCCGGATTACGTGATCGACGGCGAAATGCAGGTGAACGTGGCCCTGGATAAGGATCTGCGCGACACCAAGTACCCGTTCAACAAGATCAAGGGCCAGACAGTCAATACGCTCATCTTCCCGTGCCTCTCTTCTGCAAATACCACTTGCAAGATGCTCCTCGAAATGGGCGTGGGCGAATCTATCGGTCCTGTGCAGATGGGCTTGAACAAGCCGGTGCACTTCACCGACTCCGACGCCTCTGTTCACGACATCTTCAACCTAACGGTGGCTGCTGTGATCGACGCTATCGTTCAGGAAAAGAAGGACGAAGAAAAGAGCCGCAAAAAGTTCGACAAGATGTGGTAGCACGCTGCCCGTTGACTTTGAAAGCCTTGTCCGGAGAACCGGATGAGGCTTTTTGTTTTGCCGATAGTAATGCTCTAGTTTGTTTTAAACTTGTCGGAGCCGCAGGGAACTTGAGGTCCGGGCAAGTATTCAGCGTATCGAGAAGGATGGTAAATTCTCCTGCAACGGCCGCATATGCGAGCGGAACATCGACTATGTCGATATCCTCTCCTCCGTTCCTTCTTCTCTTCTCGGGCGGGTTGAATTCGCAGCCGGTGTAACCGAATTCCTTGCTATAATATTTCTGGCACAATTCAAACACGTGCGTCACGAGGGAATCCGCCTGTTCGGCAGTACCCTTGAAAACTCCGGCCTTCTGCAAGCGTGGAAATTCGTCCTTGTACACATCTTTGTGCTTCACAGTGAAAAGCGAGTCTGTGCGTGTGCTCTCGTCATCGGAGTAGGTGACTCGAGCTACCTTGACCACCTTCTCGGTGACAATCACGATCATGGTGGAGTCCAGTTCGGACCTGTAGACCCATGCTGTATCGGTGCCGGAGGCGTTCTTGACTGTGGGCTCGCGCAGGCTCATCTTGGAAAGGTCCAAGTAGTCGCCTTCGAACAGGTAGAGGGCTGTCGCTGGGTAGCCCAGGTAGATGTCGGTGCTGCCTCCCGTGCCCTGATGGTGGGTGACGTTGCATTCCGCCGCCTGTAGGGTTGCTGTGCCGATGCCTGCGGCGAATACGCCCGCACATAGAAATTTTGTGAAATTCATACTCTTTTCTCCTTTTAGTCCATCTTAAGAAGATAGTAAAAAAGGGGAGTGATTTAAGGAATGCGCAAAAACGAGTGATTTGAGTCAACGAAAAATGAAAAGAGGTGCCCGCATGGGGCACCTCTTTAAATTGGATTGTCGCTGCGACTACTTCAGTTCTTTAAGAGCCGCTTCGTTCTTCGCGATAATGTCTTGCTGCGTTGCGAGCTTGGTTCTTTCAGCATTGACGACGGCTTCGGGGGCGCCGCTGACGAACTTCTGGTTCGAAAGCTTCTTCTCGATGCTGGCGGCGAATGCCTTGGCCTTTTCGATTTCCTTTTCGAGGCGGGCGATTTCTGCAGCCGGGTCGAGGATACCTTCCAGCGGGATGTAGAGTTCGCCGCCGGGCACCACGGCGCTGGCGCTGAACTTCGGCTTGGCTGCCTTCACGGCGACACTCAGGTCAGAAAGGCCCGAGAGTTCGGTGATGATTGCCATGCAGTCCTTCACGCTGGCTTCCGTTGCAGCATCGTCGACGCTCACCACGGCGCTGAGCTTGGTAGCGGGGCTCACGTTGTAGCGGCCACGCACGCCACGCACGCTTTCCACCACGGCAAATGCCTGGTCGAATGCGGCTTCGATCTTCGCGTCGATGAGCGATTCGTCGGCCTTGGGCCATGCGCGGCTGATGACCATTTCGCTGCCCTGGAACAGGATGCTGTTGAGTTCTTCGGTAATGAACGGCATCACCGGGTGCAACAGGTCGAGCACGTTCTTCAGCACGTAGCTGAGGATAGCCATGGCGTTCTTCTTTTCGGCGGTGAGCGTTTCGCTGTTGATCACGGCCTTCTTGATTTCAAGGTAGCTGGAGCATACGTCGTCCCACACGAAGCGGTACAGGAACCCGGCGAGTTCGGCGAAGTGGTATTCTTCGAGCATGCGGGTGGCGTCCTTGATGGTCGTCTGCAGGCGGCTAAGAATCCACTTGTCTTCGAGGGCGAACAAGCTCTTGTCCATCGGGAGCTCGGCGGCCAAAGCGCCGGCCTGTTCGAGTTGCGGGTAAAGGAAGCGGCAGGCGTTCCACAGCTTGTTGCTGAAGTTACGGCCGATTTCGAACTTTTCGCTGGTGTTGATTTCGCGGCCATCCGGCTGCTTTTCCTTCTTCACCGGCAGACGCACGTCCTGGTTGTCAGTGCAGAGGCTTGCCATCACAAAGCGCAGGGCGTCGGTACCGTACTTCTCTTCGATATCCATCGGGTCCACGCCGTTGCCCTTGGACTTGCTCATGGTCTGGCCATTGCCGTCCAAAATCTTCGGGTGGATGTACACCGTGTGGAACGGAGCCGTACCCATGTTTTCCTGGCTGAAGAGCACCATGCGGGCGACCCACAGCGTAATGATGTCGCGGCTCGTCACGAGCACGCTGGTGGGGTAGTAGCGCTTGAGCGTGTCGGTGTTTTCCGGCCAGCCCATCGTGGAGTGCGGCCACAAGCCACTGGAGAACCACGTGTCGAGCACGTCTTCTTCCTGCTTGAGTACGCGACCCGGAACTGCGTCTTCCTTCAGGTCTTCTTCCTGGCTACACACGAGGTAGCCGCCGTTTTCGGCCTTGTAGAAGTAGATGTCGTCGCGGCCAGCAAATGCGGCCTTCAATTCGTCTTCGCTAGCGTCGGTGTGCCAGATAGGAATGCGGTGGCCCCACCAGAGCTGACGGCTGATGCACCAGTCGCGCTTTTCGGCGAGCCAGTCGAGATACTTGTTGGCGTAACGTTCGGGGATAATCTTGATTTCGCCCGACTTCACTGCGTTCATCGCGTTTTCGGCGAGCACGTCCATCTTCACGAACCACTGGTCGCTGAGGTACGGCTCGATCACAGTCTTGGAACGGTCAGAGTGACCCACGTCCATTTCGTGGTCTTCCACCTTGATCAAAAGTCCGAGTTCTTCGAGACCAGCCACCACGGCGTCGCGTGCGGCCTGGCCCTTAAGGCCCTGGAACTTGCCGGCGTTCTCGTTCAAGCTACCGTCATCGTTCATGATGTTAATCATCGGGAGCTTGTGGCGAAGACCCGTCGCATAGTCGTTCGGGTCATGAGCCGGAGTCACCTTCACGGAACCCGTACCGAAGTCCTTGTCCACCAAGATAGCATCGGCAATCACCGGAATTTCGCGGTCAACGAACGGCACCTTCAGCATCTTGCCGATGAACTGCGCATAGCGTTCGTCGTTCGGGTGCACGGCGAGGGCGGTATCGCCCATGATCGTTTCCGGACGGGTCGTAGAAACGGGGATGAATCCCGAACCGTCGGCCAGAGGATACTTGAATGTCCAGAAGTGGCCCTTCACGTGTTCGTAGTAGATTTCGTCGTCGGCAACGGCGGTCTGAAGCTTGGTATCCCAGTTCACCAGGCGCTTGCCACGGTAAATCAGGCCCTTCTTGAACAGGTTGAAGAAGGCGTGACGCACGGCCTTTGCGCAAACCGGGTCCAACGTAAAGCGCTGGCGGCTCCAGTCGCAGCTAACGCCGAGGCTCTTGAGCTGCTTCGTAATGCGGGCTTCGTATTCGTCCTTCCACTTCCAAATGCGTTCCACCAGGGCGTCGCGGCCAATGTCGTGGCGGGTCTTGTGTTCGTCCTGGAAAAGACGCTTTTCGACGACTGCCTGCGTGGCGATACCGGCATGGTCCGTACCCGGAATCCACAGCGTGTCGCGGCCCGTCTTGCGGCGATAGCGTACCAAAATGTCCTGGAGCGTATCGTTCAGCGCATGTCCCAAATGGAGTGCGCCGGTAACGTTCGGGGGCGGAATCACGACCGAGAACGGTTCGCCCTTTCCGCTGGGTGCAAAACTGTTATTCTCTGCCCAGGTCTTATGCCACCGGGCTTCCACATCTTTAGAATTGTAACGAGTTTCCATAGTGGGCACAAATTTAGAAAAAAGGAGGCCTCAGGGAGGTCTCCATGGTTGTAAAGAGTGCTTTTTCGCTAGCTTTTAATTCTCTTTGTCCAGGCAATCTTTGATTTGCTTGAGGATGAATTCCTTGTGCACCTCGATTCGTTCCTGGAAGGTCGGGTTCACGGTGGTGTCGCCGTTGCAGATTTGTTTTTTGGGGAGAACCTCTACCGATGCATAGGAACTGCTAATCCGGATATGGGACAGGCAACTGGAATCGCTTTCCGAAAGGTTGCCGCCAGCAGCATTCTTGGTGCTGTCCAAAAGAGCTTGCATGTCTTCATTGAAGATTTTTTCCATCTCCGGAGTAGTGGCGAAATCGTCCTTTTGGCAAAGCGGAGACGGAGGCGGAACGCTATTGCTAGAATTCGGCTCGGCGCTAGAACTGGATAGGAATTTTTCGGGGTATTTTTCCCTGTAATCCTTGGGAGTGTAGAGAAGTCGACCATCTCCTTCAATCAAACCGCCCTTGTTGGGATCATCATCATTTTGTAAAGAATGGAGGGTGTTGTAAGAATAGATGTTTCCGTCAGAACACTTGTATATGGGTGATGGCGTACTGACGTGAGTACAGGAGGTTGAGAACGTGCCGTATAGGCAGACTTCCATGTCTATAGTGGGTTCATTATCTTCGTCTTCAAGGTCTCTTAGCTCCTTCAGAGTTCGGGTTTGGTTCTCGGCGAGTTGCTTCTTTTTCCAGTTGACGTTTGCCTGATGGTCTTCTGCATCAAGGCATCTGCCGCCGTCGTCGTCGAGTGTGTGAACGCAGGTGATTGAGGTGTCGCTTGCGAGTCTGAACTTTTTATCAGAGCTTTGGCTTGAACTGGGTTCAGCCGATTCGCTGGAACTAGAAACGGCTGCATCTTCAGAAGAAGCGGGATCAGTGCAGTCGCCATCGCAGGAGTCAGAACTGGAAATGGCGCCCGAGTCAAGATCAATGACGGCTTGAACGCCGTAAAGGGCGACCATGCCGCCGTCGTCAATCGTTGAGTTTGAGTCGGGGATTAGGGTGGCGGGGGCCTCATTGGTGGTTCCGCCTGCAGCAGAAACGCTTTCGCTATCGCCTCCGCAGCTTGCCCAGAAGAATGCGGTTGATGATAATAAGACTTTTTTCCAGTGTTTACGAATATTCATAAGTTCTCCTCGATTTTCTATAACATAAAAATACCCTTTTGCGAGGGTATTTTCTACTAAAAAATGATTTTGTTATGGATTATTTGTATAAAATCGTGTAAACTAGTGTCTTAAAATGGGGTAGTAGGCGCCTTTGGCGGCTTTTCCCGGAATGTTTCGGCCTTTAAGGTCGATTTTGCTGGTGCGAGCCTTGCCGATATTGCCGCTGTTTAGAATGCGAGCCCCTGCAATGGCTGTGGTTCCGTTTTCGTCAAGGAGTCCTTCGATGACTGCGGCGCTGCCGTCGAGGCTTGCCTTGTAGGGAATGGTCGCGTCTTTCAGAATCTTGTCGCTGGTAATAGTGACTTCGGGCGTTTCGCTATCGCCGATTTGGATTCCCGCTACAGTAAAGGTTGCTTCTTTGCCTGGCAAGAGGCCCTTGAGAGACTTTTCGCTGCGTATGCCCTTTACGGTCACGTAGGCGTTGTGGTAAAGCGGGGCAATGCCGATATTTTTCACGCGGATGGCTGCTGAAACTTTGTTGACTGCATAGCCTGTGATTTCGAACTTGTAACCTGCATAGGAACTTGCCTCGTACACGCGATCCTTGGTGGCATATTTGCCTTCGGGTGCGTCGTTACCAATGACGTATGTCATGTGGTATTTGGCGGCGGCATCTTCCCAGGTAACGCCGTAAAGGCCTGCAGGGTTCAGGAATTCATGCTGGTCCTTGTCGTCGTAGTAGCTGATTTCACCACCCGCAGGGGCGCTTTGCCAGCGGTCGGTACCCATGGTCTGCCAGTTCTTTTCGTTGTTTCCGTCACCCTGCGAAATGTCGTGTTCCTTGTGCATAAAGGAATCGTCGAATAGGCCGAATTTGAGCCCGAGCAAGGTTTTATTGCCTGCGATGGGGGTGTATTCGTCATCGGCGGCGTCAATCGAAATGCTCCAAGGAGTCTCTACGAACAAAGTGTCAAGATGCCTTAGGAAATGACTTTGGTAGTCCTTGGAAGGAAAGTTTGTACCTAGTTGGAGCTTGGTGCCGTAAATATGGTATTCGGCCCAGTGCCCGAAACCGGCCTGCACAAATGCAATGCGTGGATCTTTGTCGTATTTTGCGGCAAAGTCGGCGTAGAATTGCTTGTAGAACCATTGGAGCGATGTGCTGCTCCAGTCGGCGTAGTAGGTGGGACCGTCGCCACCCGGGTTCTCGGAGAAGGTTTCCAGGTAATTGCTATTTGCTAAGAAGTAGTTGGGGACGGCGGTGGCGCCTTTCACGCCTTCGGTGCAGTTGGGAGCGTTTTCGATGGTTTCGTTCGGATACTCGATGCGGAATCGTACGATGGCCTGGTGTCCGCGGCTCTTGATGTCTTCGAGCA
Above is a window of Fibrobacter sp. UWT2 DNA encoding:
- a CDS encoding NADP-dependent malic enzyme, whose protein sequence is MSKDLKEKALEYHAMGKPGKIEIVPTKPHSTQTDLGLAYTPGVAVPCLEIEKDNNLAYEYTGKGNLVAVISNGTAVLGLGDIGALAGKPVMEGKALLFKIYAGIDVFDIEINEKDPKKFIEIVKGIAPTFGGINLEDIKAPECFEIEDTLKAELDIPVMHDDQHGTAIISSAGLLNAIEVAGKSIRNVKMVVNGAGAAACACTRLYLSLGLKKENLVMCDSKGVIRKDRKGLTEAKAFFATDRTDIETLADAMKGADVFVGLSKANVLTREMVRSMADQPIVFALANPNPEISYEEAMASRGDLIFATGRSDYPNQVNNVIGFPYIFRGALDVRATCINEHMKHAAVRAIAALAHKPVPDVVNIAYNSQRFTFGKEYLIPKPLDPRLLTDVSIAVAKAAIESGVARKPITDWDAYYDRLRDMMGYDNKLIRQFSDTARSNPKRVVFAESNLNMLKAAVQAKTEGVAHPILLGNPERIQIIAQREQLDLTGIKIVNPRSPEEFERRRKYAEIYAEENGRNGVTLDEARDDMFEPNHFGMMMVKVGDADALISGGYSKYSETIELAKEIIGIREEYKHFGAMHILSTRKGTFFLADTLVNRDPDAETLVDIVKLTHDAVRFFAHEPVMAMLSYANFGSDKGAPRGTSNTAREAVRLIHEQYPDYVIDGEMQVNVALDKDLRDTKYPFNKIKGQTVNTLIFPCLSSANTTCKMLLEMGVGESIGPVQMGLNKPVHFTDSDASVHDIFNLTVAAVIDAIVQEKKDEEKSRKKFDKMW
- a CDS encoding valine--tRNA ligase, whose product is METRYNSKDVEARWHKTWAENNSFAPSGKGEPFSVVIPPPNVTGALHLGHALNDTLQDILVRYRRKTGRDTLWIPGTDHAGIATQAVVEKRLFQDEHKTRHDIGRDALVERIWKWKDEYEARITKQLKSLGVSCDWSRQRFTLDPVCAKAVRHAFFNLFKKGLIYRGKRLVNWDTKLQTAVADDEIYYEHVKGHFWTFKYPLADGSGFIPVSTTRPETIMGDTALAVHPNDERYAQFIGKMLKVPFVDREIPVIADAILVDKDFGTGSVKVTPAHDPNDYATGLRHKLPMINIMNDDGSLNENAGKFQGLKGQAARDAVVAGLEELGLLIKVEDHEMDVGHSDRSKTVIEPYLSDQWFVKMDVLAENAMNAVKSGEIKIIPERYANKYLDWLAEKRDWCISRQLWWGHRIPIWHTDASEDELKAAFAGRDDIYFYKAENGGYLVCSQEEDLKEDAVPGRVLKQEEDVLDTWFSSGLWPHSTMGWPENTDTLKRYYPTSVLVTSRDIITLWVARMVLFSQENMGTAPFHTVYIHPKILDGNGQTMSKSKGNGVDPMDIEEKYGTDALRFVMASLCTDNQDVRLPVKKEKQPDGREINTSEKFEIGRNFSNKLWNACRFLYPQLEQAGALAAELPMDKSLFALEDKWILSRLQTTIKDATRMLEEYHFAELAGFLYRFVWDDVCSSYLEIKKAVINSETLTAEKKNAMAILSYVLKNVLDLLHPVMPFITEELNSILFQGSEMVISRAWPKADESLIDAKIEAAFDQAFAVVESVRGVRGRYNVSPATKLSAVVSVDDAATEASVKDCMAIITELSGLSDLSVAVKAAKPKFSASAVVPGGELYIPLEGILDPAAEIARLEKEIEKAKAFAASIEKKLSNQKFVSGAPEAVVNAERTKLATQQDIIAKNEAALKELK
- a CDS encoding DUF4832 domain-containing protein, producing MVKNWIIAGGAVAFLATATFAADRSVALNKSIESLEPMKGIVFWPDQAKSQKNLQSSISLEFSYCLPCAVVTGMTGDKLNYDWSSFEKLLEDIKSRGHQAIVRFRIEYPNETIENAPNCTEGVKGATAVPNYFLANSNYLETFSENPGGDGPTYYADWSSTSLQWFYKQFYADFAAKYDKDPRIAFVQAGFGHWAEYHIYGTKLQLGTNFPSKDYQSHFLRHLDTLFVETPWSISIDAADDEYTPIAGNKTLLGLKFGLFDDSFMHKEHDISQGDGNNEKNWQTMGTDRWQSAPAGGEISYYDDKDQHEFLNPAGLYGVTWEDAAAKYHMTYVIGNDAPEGKYATKDRVYEASSYAGYKFEITGYAVNKVSAAIRVKNIGIAPLYHNAYVTVKGIRSEKSLKGLLPGKEATFTVAGIQIGDSETPEVTITSDKILKDATIPYKASLDGSAAVIEGLLDENGTTAIAGARILNSGNIGKARTSKIDLKGRNIPGKAAKGAYYPILRH